From Huiozyma naganishii CBS 8797 chromosome 11, complete genome, a single genomic window includes:
- the KNAG0K00490 gene encoding uncharacterized protein (similar to Saccharomyces cerevisiae SOL4 (YGR248W) and SOL3 (YHR163W); ancestral locus Anc_5.78) → MSATGRYPESELSHELCSLIVDKQNEALETTGEFNVALDIADDNDLCSTLVQGLVDDPQLSSQVQWSKWKIYFVREKLVPFDSPDSHYGMFKAQILNRLIHKGGHLNLGPTVVTINESLVTAGDKEGVDTDKIVSEFQSLLPKDKFDLVVLTGTVFVDRDASDTLVVGPDNQVHLNMPVLRAAHHVCFFLLNNVEQKVLSPSGYELVETQCPDRMSFIMGDNVSLF, encoded by the coding sequence ATGTCCGCAACAGGTAGATACCCAGAATCGGAACTGTCTCACGAACTATGTTCCTTGATAGTCGATAAACAGAACGAAGCGCTGGAAACCACTGGTGAGTTCAACGTGGCCCTTGACATCGCTGACGACAACGACCTGTGCTCCACCTTGGTACAGGGTCTGGTTGATGATCCTCAGCTGTCCTCACAGGTTCAATGGTCCAAATGGAAGATCTATTTCGTGAGGGAAAAGCTGGTCCCGTTCGATTCACCGGACAGTCATTACGGGATGTTCAAGGCGCAGATTCTAAACCGGTTGATCCACAAGGGTGGACACCTCAATCTGGGGCCCACCGTTGTTACCATCAATGAATCTTTGGTCACCGCTGGAGACAAGGAGGGCGTAGATACGGACAAAATAGTCTCCGAATTTCAGTCGTTATTACCAAAAGATAAATTTGACCTGGTGGTACTGACGGGTACTGTATTCGTTGATCGTGATGCTTCAGATACGCTTGTCGTCGGTCCGGACAACCAGGTACACTTGAACATGCCTGTGCTTCGCGCAGCACACCacgtttgttttttcttgcttAACAACGTCGAGCAAAAAGTACTGTCGCCTAGCGGGTATGAGTTGGTTGAGACGCAGTGTCCTGATCGAATGAGCTTTATCATGGGTGACAATGTCTCGCTGTTCTGA
- the CPD1 gene encoding 2',3'-cyclic-nucleotide 3'-phosphodiesterase (similar to Saccharomyces cerevisiae CPD1 (YGR247W); ancestral locus Anc_5.79): MTVALWYCPLQGSLEYEILSQLIASLQSLFPGSPAFEPHITLNTRLECRTEDNANQVLTSCVAAIHSVKSQLKLKPGQDPLVSFKSCYVGKRYFKKVALECRKNKILMSIHQIINELYVPNPNPTTAFDPHLSLLYSDVTPISKAFLRIVLQRIEDILDVNLEEDPATANTNLDDIQVKWNFDTSPTNIAWNVPGSFKIVRCEGPVDEWEVLGQTTI, encoded by the coding sequence ATGACCGTTGCACTGTGGTACTGCCCGCTACAGGGTTCGCTGGAATACGAGATTCTGAGCCAGTTGATTGCGTCTTTGCAGTCGCTGTTCCCTGGTTCGCCCGCGTTTGAACCACATATAACTTTGAATACACGACTGGAGTGCCGCACGGAGGACAATGCCAATCAGGTACTCACGTCGTGCGTTGCCGCTATACACTCGGTCAAGTCGCagttgaaattgaaaccAGGGCAGGACCCGCTGGTCTCCTTTAAAAGCTGCTACGTCGGGAAAAGgtacttcaagaaagtggcaCTAGAGTGCAGGAAAAACAAGATCCTTATGAGTATCCATCAGATCATCAATGAGCTCTATGTGCCCAATCCGAACCCGACGACCGCTTTTGACCCGCACCTGTCCCTGCTTTACTCCGACGTAACCCCAATAAGTAAAGCGTTTCTGCGAATTGTGCTGCAAAGAATAGAGGATATACTGGACGTCAATCTGGAAGAGGACCCCGCCACTGCCAACACGAATTTGGACGATATCCAGGTGAAATGGAATTTTGACACATCGCCGACTAATATCGCTTGGAACGTCCCGGGATCCTTTAAGATCGTGAGATGTGAGGGTCCAGTAGACGAGTGGGAAGTCCTAGGACAGACTACCATTTAG
- the SDA1 gene encoding Sda1p (similar to Saccharomyces cerevisiae SDA1 (YGR245C); ancestral locus Anc_5.81), protein MGRRGRAGVLPNNIILLQNLVKRDPESYREEFLQQYSHYESLRDIFMVNGAGVASAGSGMDEVNISGNDDSNGSTLHLIELIGFVSQVCSCFPKETVNFTHELKQLLLEHHKVLPFELKEKILMCLTMLRNKNVLTPEELIQTLFPLLIAYSAQGNSLGINTHAKALRRLIYNNLVSLLKSCNSGSKNQKLNKSTQAICFNLLDKPDSQGIWAAKLTRELWRRGIWDDSRTVEIMTQAAIHEDVKIALSGIMFFLDADKEREENFEDNSDSDEEVDVGKLRHKLQINKKTGKRGKKLTTAIKTIKKKNKNKGDGNGIMLNFSAIHLLRDPQGFAEVLFKEHLSGKRTNKFDMEQKIHIMQLISRLIGSHKLIVLGLYTHFLKYLTPKQRDVTRIMAACAQACHELVPPETIMVMVRKIADEFVSDGVASEVAAAGLNTIREICTRAPLAIEETLLQDLVEYKGSKAKGVTMAAKGLISLYREIAPEMLKRKDRGKTAAMALQSSKRADGTQKSTRPQFGVESNVTNIEGLELLAEWKRTQEAEGADANDDDDANWEVDDEKEQSSDIEGEWVNIESDKEYDVDMDSSDDDSAEKKDKAEDSDLDLSDDEGAEKPPTDKPITREEAFKQLAATRILTPADFAKLQELKTEDGVAKLMGIKPSGEDIVDARTLIGPIKYKQTREERLQQVQEGREGREKFGSRRGKRENAHSSTNREKQRKKNFVMMIHKKSVQGKQKMSLRDKQKVLKAHITKQKKKGH, encoded by the coding sequence ATGGGGAGAAGAGGGAGAGCCGGTGTACTACCGAACAATATTATCCTGCTGCAGAACCTAGTCAAGAGGGACCCGGAATCGTACCGTGAGGAGTTTTTGCAGCAGTACTCGCACTATGAGTCCCTGCGGGACATTTTCATGGTGAATGGGGCCGGTGTCGCCAGTGCCGGGTCCGGGATGGACGAGGTGAATATCTCTGGGAACGACGACTCCAATGGGTCGACTTTGCATCTGATTGAACTGATTGGGTTCGTCTCGCAAGTTTGCTCTTGCTTCCCCAAGGAGACAGTCAATTTCACGCACGAGTTGAAGCAATTGCTGTTGGAACACCACAAAGTGCTGCCCTTTGAGctgaaggagaagatcCTGATGTGCCTCACCATGCTGAGGAACAAGAACGTGCTGACGCCAGAGGAGTTGATACAGACACTGTTCCCGCTGTTGATCGCGTACTCCGCACAGGGGAACTCGCTTGGGATAAACACGCACGCGAAGGCGTTGCGGAGACTGATATACAACAACTTGGTTTCGCTGTTGAAGAGTTGTAACAGTGGGTCCAAGAACCAAAAACTGAATAAGAGCACGCAGgccatctgtttcaaccTGTTGGATAAACCTGACTCCCAAGGTATCTGGGCCGCCAAGTTGACTAGAGAACTGTGGAGACGTGGGATCTGGGATGATTCCAGAACAGTGGAGATCATGACCCAGGCGGCTATTCACGAGGATGTCAAGATCGCGTTGTCCGGTATCATGTTCTTCCTCGATGCGGACAAGGAACGTGAGGAGAATTTCGAGGACAATTCAgacagtgacgaagaagtGGACGTGGGGAAGTTGAGACACAAGTTGCAGATTAACAAGAAGACTGGGAAGCGTGGTAAGAAGCTCACGACGGCGATCAAAAcgataaagaagaagaataagaacAAGGGCGACGGGAACGGTATCATGCTGAACTTCAGCGCGATTCATTTGTTGCGTGATCCCCAGGGGTTTGCAGAGGTCCTATTCAAGGAGCATTTGTCCGGTAAAAGAACGAACAAGTTCGACATGGAACAAAAGATCCATATAATGCAACTGATCTCCCGTTTGATTGGGTCGCATAAACTGATAGTGCTTGGACTGTACACGCACTTCCTAAAGTATCTGACGCCAAAGCAGAGAGACGTCACGAGGATCATGGCAGCCTGCGCCCAGGCGTGTCACGAGTTGGTGCCCCCCGAGACCATCATGGTGATGGTCCGGAAGATCGCCGACGAGTTTGTCTCCGATGGTGTGGCATCCGAGGTTGCCGCTGCTGGTCTGAACACCATCAGGGAGATTTGTACTCGTGCACCATTGGCGATCGAGGAGACGCTGCTGCAAGATTTGGTCGAGTACAAGGGTTCCAAGGCGAAAGGTGTTACAATGGCCGCCAAGGGTCTTATTTCTCTGTACAGGGAGATCGCACCTGagatgttgaagaggaaagataGGGGTAAGACGGCCGCCATGGCATTGCAGAGCTCGAAGAGAGCCGATGGCACGCAGAAGAGCACAAGGCCGCAATTCGGTGTTGAGAGTAACGTCACCAACATCGAGGGTCTCGAGCTTCTGGCCGAGTGGAAGCGTACACAGGAGGCCGAGGGTGCCGATGCGaacgacgatgacgacgcGAACTGGGAAGTTGACGACGAGAAGGAGCAGTCCTCTGACATTGAGGGCGAATGGGTTAACATCGAGAGTGATAAAGAGTACGACGTCGATATGGACAGCAGTGACGACGACAGtgcagagaagaaggacaaggCTGAGGACTCGGATCTTGACTTGAGCGACGACGAAGGTGCAGAGAAGCCCCCAACGGATAAACCTATCACCAGAGAGGAAGCGTTCAAGCAGTTAGCGGCGACGAGGATCCTGACACCTGCTGATTTTGCGAAACTGCAAGAGTTGAAGACGGAGGACGGTGTTGCCAAATTAATGGGCATAAAGCCCTCAGGTGAGGATATCGTCGACGCAAGAACACTGATCGGACCGATCAAGTACAAGCAGACGCGTGAGGAGAGGCTGCAGCAGGTGCAAGAGGGCCGTGAAGGCCGTGAGAAGTTCGGCTCGAGACGTGGTAAGCGTGAGAACGCACACTCATCGACCAACAGGGAGAagcagaggaagaagaacttCGTCATGATGATCCACAAGAAGTCCGTCCAGGGGAAGCAGAAGATGTCTCTGCGGGACAAGCAGAAAGTGTTGAAGGCGCATATCAccaagcagaagaagaagggcCATTAG